In Mytilus edulis chromosome 8, xbMytEdul2.2, whole genome shotgun sequence, the genomic window TGACGTGGTTGTATTACtgtaatttcatttattttcattggcTACTTATGTTCGTGGATATTACATTTCGTGGTTGATAAATCTACAGTATTTAATTTTGATTGCTGTGACATTTTGTTGTTTAATATATCGATATAACAGAGTTGGGTGCTTTTCActgaaatgattttcattttacGTTACGTAATGTATCTTTTTGTTAATTCACTGATACGTTTAACCATGGAATTTCGTTAGTAACTATATTGTAACATGTAGCTTTATTCATTGCTGTATTGTTTAGTGTATGACCGCTTTTTCAAATTTCTACAAGAAGAAATATTAGGGTTAACCTTCTGTAGAAATATTAAtagaaagaaaattttaaatagcAATTATACACAACAAATAAAGATCTGCATATGAGCTAATTGTCTAGATCTACAAATGTAGAAGTAAATTCTAAATGTTTAATCAGGCTTTTGTTTCTTGTCATTCTCACATTTACGAATATATACAAAAAACATGAAACATAAACTCATCAATTGAGTACACAATACTCTCGTTTCGTCTGCAAAACACTCATCcgtgacaaaaaaatatatagttcttTTAAATACATATCTCCAGTCACAAAACAGTCCAAAATATCTGGAAACCAATGCCAAATAGAATAACTAATAATATTCCTGTAGAGAGAAGGAAATatcaatattgaattttgaattcgTAGTTAGTAACTTTCCGTGATCATTTAGTTTTCTAaaactttttcaaatatcaatgGTTGATGTTTTTCACATCACAATTTACATTACTGCAGTAGCATTATGTTTATCAAACTATCATTGctagtttttttaaacatgaattttatACAATTAACAAACcggttttagtggggttcgtgttgctcagttttctatgttgtgttttttgtactgCTGTCTTTCTTTTGGTCTTGTCtcttttttttgccatggctttgtcagtttttttttcgacttatgagtttgaatgtccctttgatatttTTCGCTCCTTAAGCCTGCATGTATCATGGCATTATTTTGTTTGAGTAATCCTCACATTTACATAGTTACCAGTGCTATAATCATTTGGTATTTAACGCTGTCTGTTCTGCTGTAAGACATGTGTATGTGTGTGttataacttatttttttgtaatattatttaAAACCTACTGGTTGTATGTGATCTAGTTAACAAATGAAGATATTTAACTTCATTTGTAGAATAATTCATGTGATTCCGTTAGAGAATAAGTACCTTCGCTGTTGGAAAAGGAGCCATTCACCTGCAAACAACTGTAACCACCCTTTTTAAAACCTAATCCAGGTAGGAACTGGCACTGAAATAAAGTTGTAATTTGCCATGAAATACGactttaaaatatacatgtatgatgtatatttattaaaaaaaagacagctatttcttttaaattagtATGAAAGGGATAAAAGGTTGTTGTACAAAATTCAAATTAGAATTAAATAAGAAAATTTCCGTTCTCCCTAAACTTTTATGACAGGTCGTTCCTTTGTTTTGTgaaattacataacaattactTATTTTTCCACAAAAAAGAGGAAAAAGTCAAAAAGAACACCAAGGGAACACAAACATTTAAAGAAATACTAAATACAccacgataaaaaaaaaagaaaacgaaaacGACAAACAGTACTCTACAAAAActtcaaaaaacaaaacgaaTGAACGACAATTAGGAACTCACCAAATTCGTGAATTACCTCAGGTGATAGAGTATCTGTTCAGACATTTATAGACCATATTTTGTAACAAGTCAGTAAAATaacatgaaattttattttattctgatATATCGATCTGACTTGCACACAAAAAGTAATTTAGGACATTTCAATAGTAAGTAGATGAGGtgaacaaaatatcaaattaatgtCATGTTTTAATTTACCTTTGTATCGGGAAGACATTCGTGAGTGCCTCTGAATACATTTAGGAATATATCAATAGATTCATCATCGTCATCAAGGTCACATTGATTGATATCAGTATCGTTTAAGTTCATATCTATGAATGCAACACctctaaaaacaaaattgaaaaaatcagTTCCCTTTTTCTGAACGTGCATAGTTAACTAAAGGTGCGAGTGAAATAGAATATGAATCATGTTGCTTCAAAACTTATATAGCACATGTTGAATTAAACTAGTCCTCCTTTATTGCTACCCGATTAAACATCGGCCTTTACTGTATATAAGCATATAACGTACAACTGAGGAGACTAGTGGATcaggaactgcttacccttccagagtacATAATTTCATGTGTTGGGTTTGGTTAAATTCGttactttttattttagttttttttgtgaaatgttttgtaaactgttacaAACATTTTGTTTCGTATTGATTTGTTAACAACATATccggtttttttttcagattaagtctttaaaaagaaaaaggaaaaattattaaaaatgtgtACTGGAAATTTAAATATGTCTTACTTGAATGCGGGCTTTCCAGTGGCATCTTGTCCAAATATTGGCACAGAAAATGTAACCAACCAACTATCACTAAATCCACAATCAAAATAAGGTTGACTCCAGTATCCATCTTCTTGTTTTGCAAAATACATCACGATATTCTCATCTTGAATGTCCGTGCTGTCATTCCTATTTCATAAGATTATGAATAAGAAAATTATACGGGTCAATTAAACGTATTAAACAGTTATTGTTACCGGTACTATAGTTGCATGGGTTTTAGATAACTTCTTTCAATGTGAAATGTCAAAAAGACATTAAGTAAGGAATGTAATTAGAGACTGTGATATGGATGATAAATCTTTCATAGTAACTGTAAAATTCTACCCAAATGTTTATCTATTTAGATTTGGGGTCGATGCGGAGCTTACtatattgtttcgttgttttacaTCTTAaagtctttgattttatttttgtgtcgtttATTAGTTTCATCATTGACCTAATCCCGCATTCTCCTTTATTCGGTGTGACTGTATTTATACAGAAGATAAAAGTTACACTATAATGCAAACTTTCAAGATATAATGATGCAAAACCCTATTTTTTTCTGATGTTTTATTCGTTTGCAGATTAATGCAATTGTTTGAGAAAGTAGCAAATTGTTACAAAGTAAAACTTAAAtgtcaaaattaagaaaaaagtttacaaataatccAAATCCtaagaaaatgtttaaaacaattgTTTAGTGCAAATTCACATCAGTATAAAAGTTATTTACTAACCTCTGGTGTCTTTCCGTTAGAATTGACGATGCATTATCCCACTTTCTTGACTCTAAGTTGTAATACCACTCTGAATCAACTGATGTTTGATACACATAAGAAAGCGATAAATCGTAAAGGCGAATAACTCCATGTTTATAATAAGCATAAGGTGCAAAAGCTTTGTATCTTGAAAATACATCTGGCTCAAACGCAAGACCAGAACTGAAAACTTGTGGTGATCCTGTCATAACGACATTTCTTGCCAAATTAAAGAATGTTAAATCTGGAATAGACTCCAATATTCCTTTGTTCTGATAAATTATTGTCGACATGTAATTAGCATTATAAATAGCTAAGTTTGCATATCCATTCCACAGAGTGAAATCTAGGGTTAAGTAAAGATTAGACGCAGAGCACATGTCTGTATGAGTATTTCCAATGATATTGAGAGCAGTGATTGCATCTGACTTACCACCTTTTACGAATAGTATAAGTCCatgcatcaaaataaaacatataaagaaaaaaaccGAAACTCTACATGTTGTGTTCATCATCGACTGCATACACTTtcctaaaaaaaaaggtaaaataagtTATCTGGAAAACGAACTGTTTTCaatacacaatttgttttataacaacAAAGATAAGacagatttgtttttgtaataataAGGTAATGAAATGAATGACGCTATATGAACACTATTTTTTACATGCTTACAGAACTAAAGAATTACTTGCTGGTATTAAAAAGCGATTAAAACTACTTTTGCTGTTCCACAACTTTATGAATACTTGACTGATAGAAGTCACCAAAGCAAACGTGCAATcgataaaagtaaaaaaacaacaacaaagtcAGTGTAAAAGTAAGAGAACAAACAAGTTATTGTAAACTTACAAGACCAGTCAAGTCAGTCTTAAAGTAACAGAACAAAAGACGTCAATGTAAAATAACATAACAAACAAGTGAATACAAATGTAGCAGAATACACAAGTCAATTAACGTATAACAGAACAGTCCAGCCAGTGTAAAAATAACAGAACAGCCAGGTACGAAGtcagtgtaaaaataaaacaacaaaaaaaggtaacagtagtataccgctgttcaaaactcgtaaatctatgaacaaaaaccaaaatcggggtaacaaaccaaaactgagggaaacgcattagatataagaggagaacaacgacactacattaaaatgtaacacacacagaaacggactaagcattagacaaaatccgatgagaataacaaatataacatcaaaaccaaatacatgaatttgggatagcaaaagtaccgtgacacgtctaatagtaatgtgaattcacactcaaatataggaggaaacaaacgacacaacggaaacactacgtaaaaatgttacacacacagaaactaactatgatataacaatggccattttcctgacttggtacaggacatttttaaagaaaacaatggtaggttgaacctggttttgtggcatgccaaaccttagacaatgttgaatataacattaaaaaataaaatcacaaaaatactgaacttagaaaatgacaacataatattacaggactacaatacaaataaatagaacatattaggcaaagaaacacatgaataatagataacaaaaggcatcaggtttaaaattcaatacgccaaaaacgcgcctcgtccacacaagacttaccagtgacgcccagatataaaagttcgaaagtaaaaaaaaagtacaaagttgtacagcactgaggatcaaaagttgaaaaagattgtgccaaatacggctagggttttctgtttgtgataaaaacatccttattatttagaacaatttatgctattgcaaacagtaaattttatcaaatgaatataaaacatatacatgataaaactgaacaAAAGTCAAGTCAGtgtaaagaaaacaaacagaGTAATGAAATCAGTGTAAAAGTTACAGAACAATCAAGCCattaaataagaaaaatgaaaaacagtTTTAAGTCAGTGTAAAACGAAGAAAGAACAAAACACCACCAGGTCAAGG contains:
- the LOC139485101 gene encoding metabotropic glycine receptor-like gives rise to the protein MQSMMNTTCRVSVFFFICFILMHGLILFVKGGKSDAITALNIIGNTHTDMCSASNLYLTLDFTLWNGYANLAIYNANYMSTIIYQNKGILESIPDLTFFNLARNVVMTGSPQVFSSGLAFEPDVFSRYKAFAPYAYYKHGVIRLYDLSLSYVYQTSVDSEWYYNLESRKWDNASSILTERHQRNDSTDIQDENIVMYFAKQEDGYWSQPYFDCGFSDSWLVTFSVPIFGQDATGKPAFKGVAFIDMNLNDTDINQCDLDDDDESIDIFLNVFRGTHECLPDTKCQFLPGLGFKKGGYSCLQVNGSFSNSEGILLVILFGIGFQIFWTVL